The Daucus carota subsp. sativus chromosome 7, DH1 v3.0, whole genome shotgun sequence genome window below encodes:
- the LOC135147875 gene encoding lysine-specific demethylase REF6-like has translation MSPEVIVNAGIPCYRLVQNPGEFVFTFPRAYHSGFSHGFTCLEVSNIATPEWLQFAGEDEIRRAAVNYPPLVSHIQLLYDLAPSFSSVWFTLHELQNVEKYHNEKSYAICRDGDTERDRAD, from the exons ATGTCTCCGGAAGTAATTGTTAATGCTGGCATTCCATGTTACAG GTTGGTCCAAAATCCGGGAGAATTTGTCTTCACCTTTCCAAGGGCTTACCACTCAGGATTCAGTCATG GATTCACTTGTTTGGAAGTTTCAAATATCGCAACTCCTGAATGGTTGCAGTTCGCAGGAGAAGATGAAATTCGCCGGGCAGCAGTAAACTATCCTCCATTAGTTTCCCACATCCAATTGCTCTATGATCTTGCACCATCATTCTCTTCAGTGTGGTTCACTCTACATGAATTACAAAATGTCGAAAAGTATCATAATGAAAAGTCATATGCGATATGCAGAGATGGAGACACAGAGAGGGACCGAGCCGATTGA